GAAACCTTGCTCAATACGACTGTTGTTCCAGTTGCGGGGAACCATGAGGATAAAGCGAATGCCTTCTATGAGCACTACAATATTAAGGAAGCAGCAGGCTCACCGACAGAAACAGGAGCATACTATTCCTATGATTACAGCAATGCGCACTTTGTAGTCTTGAACACGAATGAGAATTCGGACGAATATGCTAACTTCAGCAAAGCACAGTTGGATTGGATGAAGGCCGATGTAAAAGCAGCGAAGGCTGCTGGAGCGAAGTGGATTATCGTCGCTATGCATAAAGGACCATACACAACCTCTAACCACGCTACTGACAAGGATATTATGGGTGCAAATGGAGAAAGAGCGAAAGTCGCTCCAATGATGGCTGAACTGGGCATTGACTTGGTTCTTCAAGGCCACGATCATATTTATGCACGGACGAAGCCAATCAAGGCTGACGGAACTGCAGCAGACACAGTGAAGATCAAGGAAAGCTTCAATGGTCAAACTGTGGAGTACACAGTAAACCCAGATGGAACGATCTATCTGATTCCAGCTACAGCAGGAGCAAAGGTTTACTACAAGAACATGAAACCTGAGTTGGGAGATGCGTACTATAACCTCTTTGAAGTAGCCAATGAGAATACAGCTGCTAAATACGGAGCGGACCCAAGTGATGCTACGCGTCCAATGCGCGGTCAAGTTCAGACCTTTGTTGGTATCACTGTAGATGCAGGGAAGCTGACAGCTGTATCTTATGAGATTGATCAGAATGTTAATGAGGCTAAACCATATGTTCTTGAAGAGTTCGGCATTGTTAAAGGTGATGAGAATGGTGGAGTTACACCAACACCAACACCAACACCGACGCCAACAACAGAGCCGACAACAGCACCAACAACAGCGCCAACAACAGCGCCAACAACAGCGCCAACAACAGCACCAACAATAGCACCAACAACAGCACCAACAACAGCGCCAACAACAGCACCAACAACAAAACCGACAGCAACACCAACGCCAACAGTAGCGCCAACAGCTACACCAGCACCAACAACGCCGCCTTCCCCAACTGCAACGCCAGTTAGTAAGCCATCTTTAACGGATACTAGCAATCACTGGGCAGCTGCTGTTATCGAGAAAGCAGTAGCAGCTGGTTTTGTTAGTGGTTATCCGGATGATACTTTCCGTCCGAATCAGAAAGTAAATCGGGTTGAATTTATCACAATGCTGGCGCGTGCTTTGCAATTGCCGGACAATGGTGATACATCAAGCTTTAAGGATTCTGCGAAGATTCCAGCATGGGCAAAGTCTTTTGTAGCACAGGCTGTATCTTTGCAAATTATCAGTGGCTATGATGATGGGACATTCCGACCTACACAGGAGCTGACGCGTACAGAATTAGCAGTTATGGTTGTTCGTGCTCTTGGCATTACAGTAGATCCTAAAGCGACATTAACCTTCAATGATGCTAAGGATGTACCAGCATGGGCTGTGCCGTATATTGCAGCAGCAGCGAAATCAGGCCTTGTGAATGGTGTAGGGCAGAATAAATTTGCACCTAACCAAAAGGCAACAAGAGCAGAGGCAGTTACTATAATCCTTTCCTTGTTAGAAAAAGGGCAGAAATAAACTAGTATCAGTGTGAAATGATCTCAAGCTTACTAAGTATCAAACAAAGGGGCTCAGCTTATCTGCTGGGCCTCCTTTTTGTTTATTGCGGTTTTTAGAAGAACTCTTAAACTGTTCAAACCCTTACTAAAGTAAGCGGAGGCGGAAGAAGATGAACTAACGGAATGCGAAGTAATATTAATTTATAAAAAAGTGTTGCAATCAATCTCTATACATGATATATTCTAATTCCGGCCAAGAAATACACATGCCGAGCTCGAAAAAGAATTTAAAAAAAGAGCTTGACATTAAATAGCCGAACATGATATAGTATAAGAGTTGCTGCTGAGACATTAAACGGCGCCAACGAGAACTTGATCTTTGAAAACTGAACAACGAGTGAGTAGGAAATCACGAAAGTGAATTCCAAATTAGAGAATTAATTTTCTCGTCAGATGTTTCAAAATGAGCATATCGCTCTTTTCAATACTAATTGGAGAGTTTGATCCTGGCTCAGGACGAACGCTGGCGGCGTGCCTAATACATGCAAGTCGAGCGGAGTTATTTTGAAAGCTTGCTTTCGAAATAACTTAGCGGCGGACGGGTGAGTAACACGTAGGCAACCTGCCCCTTAGACTGGGATAACTACCGGAAACGGTAGCTAATACCGGATAATTTCTTTTTTCTCCTGAAGAAAGAATGAAAGACGGAGCAATCTGTCACTGAGGGATGGGCCTGCGGCGCATTAGCTAGTTGGTGGGGTAACGGCCCACCAAGGCGACGATGCGTAGCCGACCTGAGAGGGTGAACGGCCACACTGGGACTGAGACACGGCCCAGACTCCTACGGGAGGCAGCAGTAGGGAATCTTCCGCAATGGGCGAAAGCCTGACGGAGCAACGCCGCGTGAGTGATGAAGGTTTTCGGATCGTAAAGCTCTGTTGCCAGGGAAGAACGTCCGGTAGAGTAACTGCTATCGGAGTGACGGTACCTGAGAAGAAAGCCCCGGCTAACTACGTGCCAGCAGCCGCGGTAATACGTAGGGGGCAAGCGTTGTCCGGAATTATTGGGCGTAAAGCGCGCGCAGGCGGTCATTTAAGTCTGGTGTTTAAACCTTGGGCTCAACCTAAGGTCGCACTGGAAACTGGGTGACTTGAGTACAGAAGAGGAAAGTGGAATTCCACGTGTAGCGGTGAAATGCGTAGATATGTGGAGGAACACCAGTGGCGAAGGCGACTTTCTGGGCTGTAACTGACGCTGAGGCGCGAAAGCGTGGGGAGCAAACAGGATTAGATACCCTGGTAGTCCACGCCGTAAACGATGAGTGCTAGGTGTTAGGGGTTTCGATACCCTTGGTGCCGAAGTTAACACAGTAAGCACTCCGCCTGGGGAGTACGGTCGCAAGACTGAAACTCAAAGGAATTGACGGGGACCCGCACAAGCAGTGGAGTATGTGGTTTAATTCGAAGCAACGCGAAGAACCTTACCAGGTCTTGACATCCCTCTGAATCCACTAGAGATAGTGGCGGCCTTCGGGACAGAGGAGACAGGTGGTGCATGGTTGTCGTCAGCTCGTGTCGTGAGATGTTGGGTTAAGTCCCGCAACGAGCGCAACCCTTAACTTTAGTTGCCAGCAAGTAATGTTGGGCACTCTAGAGTGACTGCCGGTGACAAACCGGAGGAAGGTGGGGATGACGTCAAATCATCATGCCCCTTATGACCTGGGCTACACACGTACTACAATGGCCGGTACAACGGGAAGCGAAGCCGCGAGGTGGAGCCAATCCCATCAAAGCCGGTCTCAGTTCGGATTGCAGGCTGCAACTCGCCTGCATGAAGTCGGAATTGCTAGTAATCGCGGATCAGCATGCCGCGGTGAATACGTTCCCGGGTCTTGTACACACCGCCCGTCACACCACGAGAGTTTACAACACCCGAAGTCGGTGGGGTAACCCGCAAGGGAGCCAGCCGCCGAAGGTGGGGTAGATGATTGGGGTGAAGTCGTAACAAGGTAGCCGTATCGGAAGGTGCGGCTGGATCACCTCCTTTCTATGGAGAATCGTCTTCTGCAATGAAGACATTCAAATCGGAAGTTAAACTTCCACAATCTCAGGTTTAGGCCTGTTACTCACTCGTTGCTCAGTTTTGAGAGTTTAAGCTCTCAAGTAAGACTTGATCCTTGAAAACTGGATACCGAAACGAATTTGCGTTTTAGAACATCTTTTAGCTAGAACTTGTGTGAACAAGTTAAATTAGTTATTGGCTGGAAGCGAAGATTTTCGATTGTGAAACGACCTTTGGCTTTGAATGATTCTGCGAACGGAGTAATCCGGTAGCGACACTCAAAACAAGATGAGTGAACAAGCGAAACATCGGAGCGATGGTTAAGCTAATAAGAGCACACGGAGGATGCCTAGGCGCCAGGAGCCGACGAAGGACGTGGCGAACAACGAAACTGCCTCGGGGAGCTGTAAGCAAGCTTTGATCCGGGGGTGTCCGAATGGGGAAACCCAGCTGTGGTAATTCGCAGTTACTCATACCTGAATACATAGGGTATGTAGAGGCAGACCAGGGGAACTGAAACATCTAAGTACCCTGAGGAAGAGAAAACAATAGTGATTCCGTCAGTAGCGGCGAGCGAACGCGGAACAGCCTAAACCTAAGAGCTTGCTCTTAGGGGTTGTGGGACGTCTCACATGGAGTTACAAAGGAATATGGTAGGTGAAGAGGTCTGGAAAGGCCCGCGATAGAGGTAAAAGCCCTGTAACCTAAACTGTGTTCTCTCCGAGACGGATCCCGAGTAGTGCGGGGCACGTGAAACCCCGTATGAATCCAGCAGGACCATCTGCTAAGGCTAAATACTACCTGGCGACCGATAGTGAAACAGTACCGTGAGGGAAAGGTGAAAAGCACCCCGGAAGGGGAGTGAAATAGAACCTGAAACCGTGTGCTTACAAAAAGTCAGAGCCCTATTAATGGGTGATGGCGTGCCTTTTGTAGAATGAACCGGCGAGTTACGTTTAACATGCAAGGTTAAGTCGAGAAGACGGAGCCGCAGCGAAAGCGAGTCTGAATAGGGCGAATTAGTATGTGGACGTAGACCCGAAACCGTGTGATCTACCCCTGTCCAGGGTGAAGGTGCGGTAACACGCACTGGAGGCCCGAACCCACGCACGTTGAAAAGTGCGGGGATGAGGTGGGGGTAGCGGAGAAATTCCAATCGAACTCGGAGATAGCTGGTTCTCCCCGAAATAGCTTTAGGGCTAGCCTCGGTATAAGAGTAGTGGAGGTAGAGCACTGATTGGGTGCGGGGTCCGCAAGGATTACCAAGCTCAGTCAAACTCCGAATGCCATATACTTATTGCCGGGAGTCAGACAGTGAGTGCTAAGATCCATTGTCAAAAGGGAAACAGCCCAGACCATCAGCTAAGGTCCCCAAGTGTGTGTTAAGTGGGAAAGGATGTGGAGTTGCACAGACAACCAGGATGTTGGCTTAGAAGCAGCCACCATTGAAAGAGTGCGTAATAGCTCACTGGTCGAGTGACTCTGCGCCGAAAATGTAACGGGGCTAAACACACCACCGAAGCTATGGCTAGATACGTATGTATCTGGGGTAGGGGAGCGTTGTATGTGGGTTGAAGGTGTACCGTAAGGAGCGCTGGACAGCATACAAGTGAGAATGCCGGTATGAGTAACGAAAAGATCAGTGAGAATCTGATCCGCCGAAAGCCCAAGGTTTCCTGAGGAAGGCTCGTCCGCTCAGGGTAAGTCGGGACCTAAGGCGAGGCCGAAAGGCGTAGTCGAAGGACAACAGTTTGAAATTACTGTACCACCGTAATCCGCTATGAGCGATGGGGTGACGCAGGAGGGTAGTGACGCGGACTGATGGATATGTCCGTCTAAGCAGTGAGGCTGATGTGTAGGCAAATCCGCACATCATTAAGGCTGGGCTGTGATGGGGAGCGAAAATTGTAGTAGCGAAGGTCATGATCTCACACTGCCAAGAAAAGCCTCTAGCCAGGAGAAGGTGCCCGTACCGCAAACCGACACAGGTAGGCGAGAAGAGAATTCTAAGGCGCGCGGAAGAACTCTCGTTAAGGAACTCGGCAAAATGACCCCGTAACTTCGGGAGAAGGGGTGCCCCGGTAGTGTGAATAGCACGAGGGGGCCGCAGTGAAAAGGCCCAAGCGACTGTTTAGCAAAAACACAGGTCTGTGCGAAGCCGCAAGGCGAAGTATACGGGCTGACGCCTGCCCGGTGCTGGAAGGTTAAGGGGAGTGGTTAGGGGTAACCCGAAGCTATGAACCGAAGCCCCAGTAAACGGCGGCCGTAACTATAACGGTCCTAAGGTAGCGAAATTCCTTGTCAGGTAAATTCTGACCCGCACGAATGGCGTAACGACTTGGGCGCTGTCTCAACGAGAGATCCGGTGAAATTTTAATACCTGTGAAGATGCAGGTTACCCGCGACAAGACGGAAAGACCCCATGGAGCTTTACTGCAGCTTGATATTGAATTTGGGTACGATCTGTACAGGATAGGTGGGAGCCGTAGAAATCGGAGCGCAAGCTTCGGTGGAGGCGCCGTTGGGATACCACCCTGATCGTATCTAGGTTCTAACCTAGTGCCCTAATCGGGTACGGGGACCGTGTCAGGCGGGCAGTTTGACTGGGGCGGTCGCCTCCTAAAGAGTAACGGAGGCGTTCCAAGGTTCCCTCAGAATGGTTGGAAATCATTCGAAGAGTGCAAAGGCATAAGGGAGCTTGACTGCGAGACCTACAAGTCGAGCAGGGACGAAAGTCGGACTTAGTGATCCGGTGGTACCGCATGGAAGGGCCATCGCTCAACGGATAAAAGCTACCCTGGGGATAACAGGCTTATCTCCCCCAAGAGTCCACATCGACGGGGAGGTTTGGCACCTCGATGTCGGCTCATCGCATCCTGGGGCTGAAGTAGGTCCCAAGGGTTGGGCTGTTCGCCCATTAAAGCGGTACGCGAGCTGGGTTCAGAACGTCGTGAGACAGTTCGGTCCCTATCTGTCGTGGGCGCAGGAAATTTGAGAGGAGCTGTCCTTAGTACGAGAGGACCGGGATGGACGTACCGCTGGTGCACCAGTTGTTTCGCCAGAAGCATGGCTGGGTAGCTACGTACGGACGGGATAAGCGCTGAAAGCATCTAAGCGTGAAGCCCCCCTCAAGATGAGATTTCCCAATTAGTAAGACCCCTTGAAGACGACGAGGTAGATAGGTTGGAGGTGGAAGTGCAGTAATGCATGGAGCTGACCAATACTAATCGGTCGAGGGCTTATCCTATACTTAAAATGCAAATTCAATTCGGATTCAGTTTTCAGGCGATTAAGCCTGAGCATTACGCTGTAATGTCCGTTTGGTGGCGATAGCGGAGGGGTTCCACGCGTACCCATCCCGAACACGACCGTTAAGCCCTCCAGCGCCGATGGTACTTGGACCGAAGGGTCCTGGGAGAGTAGGACGCCGCCAAGCGGACAACCACATTACCCGTGGTATTTTTTTTGCCCTTAATATTCGTATGTCTTAAAAGGGCCTTTAGCTCAGCTGGTTAGAGCGCACCCCTGATAAGGGTGAGGTCGGTGGTTCGAGTCCACTAAGGCCCACCATATTCCCTGATAGCTCAGTTGGTAGAGCACTCGACTGTTAATCGAGTTGTCACAGGTTCGAGTCCTGTTCGGGGAGCCATTTATGGAGAGGTGTCCGAGTTTGGCCGAAGGAGCACGATTGGAAATCGTGTAGGCGCCACAAGCGTCTCGAGGGTTCGAATCCCTCTCTCTCCGCCATGAATTTACTTCCCTGTTAGGGATGAGAAGCCTAGGTGGTTCGTTGAAGCATAAGCTTCGTTAGGAATGCTTCGCAATCTCGATCGTAGTGAGAGTATCCCTCTCTCTCCGCCATAAAGTTTATTAGCATGGCCCGTTGGTCAAGGGGTTAAGACACCTCCCTTTCACGGAGGTAACATGGGTTCGAATCCCATACGGGTCATAACATGGAGGCTTAGCTCAGCTGGGAGAGCATCTGCCTTACAAGCAGAGGGTCGGGGGTTCGATCCCCTCAGCCTCCACCATATTCATTTAAGAACGACGCGGGGTGGAGCAGCCCGGTAGCTCGTCGGGCTCATAACCCGAAGGCCGCAGGTTCAAATCCTGCCCCCGCAACCAAATTTTCCTTAAGCATGATGTTTTGGGACTAGCTGGCGTAGTGTAAATGAATAGTATATACTTATTAAATGACGCGGGGTGGAGCAGCCCGGTAGCTCGTCGGGCTCATAACCCGAAGGCCGCAGGTTCAAATCCTGCCCCCGCAACCAATTTACATTTATGCATTATGTCTGTGGAACCGTGGTGTAGTTGGCCTAACATGCCTGCCTGTCACGCAGGAGATCGCGAGTTCGAATCTCGTCGGTTCCGCCATTTAGTTAATTATTGTTGGGGATTAGCCAAGCGGTAAGGCAACGGACTTTGACTCCGTCATGCATAGGTTCAAATCCTATATCCCCAGCCATTTATGAGAGCCATTAGCTCAGTTGGTAGAGCACCTGACTTTTAATCAGGGTGTCGAAGGTTCGAGTCCTTCATGGCTCACCATTATTTTTAAAGTGTGCGCGTGTGGCGGAATGGCAGACGCACCAGACTTAGGATCTGGCGTTTCACGACGTGGGGGTTCAAGTCCCTTCACGCGCACCATATTTTGCGGAAGTGGCTCAGCGGTAGAGCATCGCCTTGCCAAGGCGAGGGTCGCGGGTTCGATTCCCGTCTTCCGCTCCATAATTTTTGCGCCCTTAGCTCAGCTGGATAGAGCGTTTGACTACGAATCAAAAGGCCGGGAGTTCGAATCTCTCAGGGCGCGCCATTTTTATTACTAAGTCATTACATGTTTTGACGGGATGTAGCTCAGCTTGGTAGAGCACCTGGTTTGGGACCAGGGGGTCGCATGTTCAAATCGTGTCATCCCGATTTTATACCTTTGCGGGTGTAGTTCAATGGTAGAACTTCAGCCTTCCAAGCTGATAGCGTGGGTTCGATTCCCATCACCCGCTTATAATTAAGAAACACCTGTCTATTATAGGCAGGTGTTTTTTTGTATAGTTACATTCATATGGATACAATAGAACTTAGGGCTTTTAGTTGAGGAGGTAGCTATGTTTGAATTCGAAGCTAAATTAGTGCGACCTGATGCAAGTGGGAGCTGGACTTATCTTAACGTCCCTTTTGATGCCGAACAAATATTTGAAACAAAGTCCAGGGTACAGGTAAAAGGAACTGTAAATGGAATCCCCTATAGAGGAACGCTTATGCCCCATGGAAACGGAAAGTATTTTATGGTGGTAAAGAAAGAACTACGGGATCTAGCCAAAGCTCAACCTGGTGATATTGTGCGTGTGACGATGGAGCAGGATCATCAATTACGAGAGGTAGAAGCTCCAGAGGATTTACTTGATGCGCTGAGTAGCCATGAGCAGGCAGAAGCTTATTACAACGGTCTGGCTTATTCTTATCAGAAGGAATATGTATCTTGGATCGAAGCGGCGAAAAGACCTGAAACCAGAGCATCTCGTATCGAGAAATCAGTTAGCAAGCTCGCAGATGGATTGAGGCTAAAATAAAAATACGAATAATCGATGCAAGGTATGAACATAAGAACAGCGTCCCTTTCCCGTCATAAGGAAGAGGACGCTGTTTACGTTGGTGGATATGCGTGGGTTGGCTTAAATAAGAACGGCTACCTCACCACAATTCACAAACTTAATACTTTCGATCATTACCGACAGTTCACCTGAAGGTATGGCTAACTGGCATGTGCTACCGATCTGAGCTAACAGTAGCTGCATGCCAATAGGCGAGAACATTGAAATCTTGTTATCATTGGGTTCAGCCTGGTTTGGAAATACGATGGTGTAGGTATCTGTAGTATTGTCGTCTAAGTAACGAAGCTGAAGCTGACTTCCAATCAATA
This Paenibacillus sp. FSL R5-0345 DNA region includes the following protein-coding sequences:
- a CDS encoding YdeI/OmpD-associated family protein, which produces MFEFEAKLVRPDASGSWTYLNVPFDAEQIFETKSRVQVKGTVNGIPYRGTLMPHGNGKYFMVVKKELRDLAKAQPGDIVRVTMEQDHQLREVEAPEDLLDALSSHEQAEAYYNGLAYSYQKEYVSWIEAAKRPETRASRIEKSVSKLADGLRLK
- a CDS encoding GreA/GreB family elongation factor — encoded protein: MNHSLIYEGSRTQLVQQLIYFDEEKIAFLNQYFPERSKQRSHAETLLSRYCSELEQLLSRFNGEELNSLVLIGSQLQLRYLDDNTTDTYTIVFPNQAEPNDNKISMFSPIGMQLLLAQIGSTCQLAIPSGELSVMIESIKFVNCGEVAVLI